Below is a genomic region from Gillisia sp. Hel_I_86.
TGGTAAAAAGGTTTTAAAATAATTGGTCGATTTAGGAAGGCAATTGGAATGAGCAAATCCTCATGCGTGATTTCCGATTGCTCTTTATAATCCCTCATTGAGGGTTTAATTACCCGTGGGCTTGCCTCTCATATAAAAAATGTTTTCCAATTCTTACCTCATGGCTTATTTAGAGGTTCTTGATATAATAAAAATGTAAAAATAGATAGAAAATGCTTCAAAAGATAAAAATCTCAAATTTCAAGAACAGTGCGGGAACCATTCAGGAGCTCCAATTAACCTATCAAATTTTTGGTAGGGAATTAGGAACTGCGCCGATAGTTCTGGTGAATCATGCGCTTACGGGAAATTCAGCAGTAACAGGGAAAAATGGCTGGTGGAAAGAAATAATTGGAATTGATAAAAGTATCGATCTTAAAGACTATACCGTTCTGGCATTTAATATTCCGGGGAATGGTTTTGATGGAGAGGAGTCTCATTTATTATTAAATTATAAAGATTTCAACCTAAGGGATATTGCTAAACTTTATTCTGAAGCATTAAAACAATTAGGGGTCTCTAAAATATTTGCAGGAATTGGAGGGTCTGTTGGGGGAGCACTCTTATGGGAGCAGGCAGTTTTAGATCCAGATCTTTTTGAACATTTAATTCCCATTGCAACAGATTATAAAGCAACTCCGTGGGTGAAGGCACAATGTAAGGTGCAGGAACAGATTTTAAATAATTCTGTAAGTCCTGTTGCAGATGCCAGAATGCATGCAATGACAATTTATAGAAGTCCGGAATCTTTCGTCTTTAAATTTGCTTCAAGTCAAAACCATAAAAGCGGAAATATTGAAGGCTGGTTGGAACATCATGGTAAAAAATTGGAAAACAGGTTTCAATTGGCATCCTACAAACTAATGAATCATTTGCTTTCTACATCAGATATAAGCCTGGGGCGTGGAGATCACTTAAATTCCGCATCAAAAATCACAGGAGACATACATATTATCACCATAAATTCTGATGGCTTGTTTACACCCAGTGAGAATTGGGATACTTATGTAAATCTGTCCCTTATCAAAGAAAACATAAGCATCCATGAAATTAGATCCATCCATGGGCATGATGCTTTTCTAATTGAGAATTCTCAAGTAGCATCCTTTATAAACCCAATCTTCAACGCAGGTAACAAACAAAATGAAAAAAATAAACATAGTTCTATTCGGAGTAGGTAATGTAGGGAGTTCCTTAATAAATCAGATATTGAAAGCCCGATCCAAAATTTTAAATTCCTCTCAATTAGAGATCAACCTTGTGGTTTTGGTAAATTCTAAAATCGCTTTTTATAACCATGACACATTAAAAAATTCATGGCTGGCAGATTTTAAAGCCCATGGATACCCTTATAAATTGTCACATATTATAAATCATGTCAAAAAAGAGAAACTCACCAATCTAATTGCCGTAGATGCAACTGCAAGCGAGAAGTTTGTAAAGAATTATAAGGAATTAATAAGAAACGGATTTCATATAGTGGCCGCCAATAAAACCGCTAACACGCTCTCTGATATTTTTTATAAGGAATTGAGGGGAGAGTTGAAAAAATATGACAAACAATTCTTATATGAAACCAATGTTGGAGCTGGGTTACCGGTAATTAAAACCTTACAGGATCTCCATTTGGCTGGGGAGGAAGTAACCAGAATAAGAGGGATCTTCTCGGGGTCTTTAAGTTATATTTTCAATACTTTTTCTAGTAATAATAGAACATTTTCTGAAGTTTTGGACGAGGCAAGAAAGAAAGGCCTTACTGAGCCAGATCCCAGAATAGATCTTTCAGGAAAAGATGTGGGCAGAAAATTGTTGATCCTTGCCCGAGAGATTAATATCATTAAAGAACTTTCTGAAGTTAAGATAGAAAACCTGGTTCCCAATCATTTAAATGGAAAAAGTCCTATTTCCCATTTTATCGAAAATCAACATGACTTAAACTTAAATTTTGAAGAGCGGAAATCGAAATTGGAGTCGGATGAGGTGTTAAGGCATATTGGGGAATTGGATGTAGCCAGTGGGGAATTAGCAGTTAAGTTGGTAACAGAAAAAAGAAGTTCTCCCTTTGGAAGCTTACAGGAAGCTGATGCTTCCTTTGAAATTTACACAAAATCCTATGGGAATAGACCAATTGTTATACAAGGCGCGGGCGCGGGTGCTACGGTGACTTCAAGAGGGGTACTGTCGGATATAATAAAGATTTCAGAAAAACTTGAATGCATATAAAACACTAAAAATGAAAGATACAAATATAGAAACTACGGTTGTTAGGACACAGGTAGAAAGAACCCAATATTTAGAACATTCGGTTCCTTTGTACTTAACTTCAAGCTATGTTTTTGAAGATTCAGAAGATATGCGCGCATCTTTTGCAGAAGAGAAAGAGCGAAATATTTATAGTAGATATTCAAATCCAAACACCTCAGAGTTTATAGATAAAATGGTATTAATGGAAAAAGCTGAAGCCGGATTTGCTTTTGCTTCGGGCATGGCAGCAGTGTTTTCCAGTTTGGCGGCCTTATTAAATAGCGGGGACCATATTGTAGCCTGTAAATCTTTATTTGGGTCTACCCACGGATTGTTTAATCACTATTTTCCCAAATGGAACATTTCTCATAGTTATTTTAAGATTGATGAACTGGATTCTATTGAAAATCTTATAAAACCAGAAACTAAAATTTTGTTTGCAGAATCCCCTACAAATCCCGGAGTGGATATTTTGGATCTGGAAAAATTGGGGGAAATTGCCAGGAAACATGACCTCATCTTAATTATAGATAATTGCTTCGCAACACCCTACCTTCAAAATCCGATAGTGTATGGGGCAGATCTGGTTATTCACTCGGCAACAAAATTAATAGATGGTCAGGGCAGGGTCTTGGGTGGGGTTACAGTGGGAAGCGCAGACCTTATTAAAGAAATATACTTGTTTTCAAGAAATACCGGCCCCTCGATGTCTCCCTTTAATGCATGGATATTATCGAAAAGTTTGGAAACCTTGCCGGTGCGTCTGGAACAGCATTGTAAAAACGCGCTTAAAGTCGCCAAGTTCCTTGAAAAACAGTCTGCAATTACAAGCGTGAAATATCCATTTTTAAAGTCCCATCCCCAATACAAGCTTGCCAAAAAGCAAATGAAACTGGGTGGAAATGTCATAGCCTTTGAAATTAAAAAAGGACTTGAAGCTGGAAGAAAATTTATAGATTCCGTTAAACTTTGCTCAATATCTGCAAATCTGGGAGATACCAGAACTATATTAACCCACCCCGCATCTACCACGCATAGCAAACTATCTAAAACAGATCGACTGGAATCTGGGATTACCGATGGACTCATAAGAATTTCGGTAGGTTTGGAGCATGTGGATGATATTATAAAAGATCTTGAACAAGCTTTGGCAGCAGGAGAAAATTTTTAAAAACCATCAAAAATATAGATGAAATATTTTCAACTTTGTCTTGGTTTATAACTTGTTGTATCCTTAACTTTGTTTTTTAAACAAGACAATGGATAAAGTGATTCGTAATATGTATAAGTTAATGTGGGAAGCCCCTACAGCAGCTGCATTCGCGTAAAACTTAAAATATAAGAATTACAAAAAGCCGCTGCCAACACAGCGGCTTTTTTGTATTTAAAATTTAAAGGAAGCAACCTGAGATCTAATTAAAGATTTAGATTTCGAAATGCTAACAATAATAAAAGTAAAATGCTGTTAAGTTCAGTTCATAAGAAGGCAAATGAATTTAATGGCAGTAAAAATCAATAGTTGAATGCATTGCATTATAATATACAGCTCAAGGGGACTTTTTAAGTTGAATAGAAGGAGGAGACTAAAAATTGAGAAAACCTTTTGATATTATAAGCCCAATTGGCTGAGTTTTTGAAAAGGGCATTTATCTGTTAAAAAAAAGAATTATGAAAAAGATTCATATAGTACTGTTCGGGGTAGGGAATGTTGGAAGTGCCTTGATCGACCAAATCTTGGAAGGAAGGGATTTGCTTAAGAAAAACTCAAAAGTGGAATTAAATATTCCAATTGTAGCTAATTCTACTAAGGCATTTTTTGAAGAAAAGTGTGTGCGCCCATCCTGGGGAACAGATCTAAAATACTTCGGAGTCCAATATAATATAGATAAGATCCTTGGGTATATAAAAAAAGAAGGATTTAAGAAAGTGATCGTGGTCGATGCTACGGCCAGTGATGAATTTGTCGAAAATTATTCCACATTCATCAAAAATGGCTTTGATATAGTTGCCTCGAATAAATCGGCGAATATGGGATCCACCTATTTTTATAATAACCTAAGAAGGGATTTAAACAAATACAACAAGCAGTTTTTGTATGAAACCAATGTTGGTGCAGGATTACCTATAATCGAAACCTTACAGGGATTACATGCTTCCGGAGAAAAAGTAACGAAAGTGAGAGGAGTATTTTCAGGATCTATGAGTTATATCTTTAATGAATTTTCCAAGCAAAATAAAATGTTTGCTTCCTTATTGGAGGAGGCTGGAATTCTTGGGCTTACAGAGCGTGACCCCAGAATTGACCTTTCTGGAATCGATGTAGCCGGGAAACTGCTCATTCTGGCAAGGGAGCTCCAGCTTAAGAAGGAGTTAACAGATGTTAAGATAGAAAACCTTGTGCCCAAACATTTAAGCAGGTTTAGTTCTTTGACTTATTTCAAGAATAACCTAAGTGATCTCAATATAGAATTCGATGAGTTAAAAGAGGGATTGAAGCCAGGTGAGGTGTTAAGGCATATTGGCGAACTGAATGTGCAATCTGGAAGCTTAGAGGTGAAATTAGTAAGGGAGAACGAAAATTCTGCGATAGGAAGATTAAAAAACACCGATGCTTCTTTCGAGATTTTCACAGAATCCAATGGGGACCATCCTATAATTATCCAAGGAGCTGGGGCTGGATCGGCAGTTGCAGCTAGAGGAGTTCTGGCCGATATTACAAAGTTGGCAGTTAAATATTAGCGTCCCGACCTACTAGGACATCGCTATGAGTGAGAAATACAGGTAGTCCCCTAATACATATAAAAAATGAATTAGGGGACTATTTATTTTTATAGGTTATATGATAAATTTTGGGCAGGAGAATTTAAAGAAATTATTTATCTATATTCGCTAAATGCTTTCAAAAAAGACGAAATACGGCATTAAAGCTTTATCCTATCTCGCCAAAAGGACAGGTAAGTCACCTGTTCAGGCCGCGGAGATCGCGAGAAGTGAAAATATCTCTCCTAAATTTTTAGAAAGTATCTTATTAAACTTGCGCAAGTCTGGCTTTCTGGGTTCCAAAAAAGGAAAGGGAGGAGGTTATTATTTGATAAAAGATCCAACGGAAATTCAAATGAAAACAGTAATTCGTGTTTTAGAAGGCCCTATTGCTATGCTTCCCTGTGTTAGTTTGAATTATTATGAAAAATGCGATGACTGTCCAGATGAGCTTACTTGTTCTGTTCATATACTGATGATAGAGGTAAGAGACAGTACACTTAAAGTGTTAAGTGAAAAAACCTTAGCAGATCTTTGCTGATTATCATCTTCTAGCATCTCTTAAATAGCAGATAAATACTGTTAAAATTTAATTTTAACACCAAATTACTGGCACATATCAAAACTAGAGTCTATATTTGCTTAATAACCCACTAAACCTATAGGTTTATGGGTTTAAGTAAAAAATAAAGATGTTAATGCTGTTGGACCAAGTTAAGAAAAGCAAGTATAAACAGGATAAGGGTGCCGAGAAACCTTTACGGAGCATGTTTAAAGCTATTAGTTGGAGGGTTGTGGGAACCCTTGATACTATAGGTATCTCTTGGATCTTAACTGGAGAGATAAAAACCGCGCTTGCAATTGGGTCGGTAGAATTGGTGACAAAGATGCTGCTTTATTTTGGGCATGAGAGAATATGGGATAGGATAAATTATGGGAGACAATAATTATGAAAAATTATTCACAAAGCGAGTTAAAGATACTCAATCAACAATTTAAGGGAATTAGTCCATCAGAAATAATCCAATGGGCCGTGGAAAGAAGTGAGCGTCCAGTAGTAACCACAAATTTCAAGCCTTATGAAGCCGCCATTTTAAATGCATGTGTTAAGATTGACCCTAAAATGACGGTTGTTTGGTGCGATTCAGGATATAATAGTCCTCAAACATATCTTCACGCAAGATCTGTAATTGAAGAGCTAAATTTGAATGTGAAGATTTATTCCCCTCTACAAACAGCAGCTTATAGAGATGCGCTTTTTGGAGGCATACCTCAAATTGGCAGTCCTTTACACGATGAGTTTACCCGTCAAATACAATTAGAGCCTTTTCAGCGAGCAATGACAGAGCAATGACCAGATGTTTGTTTTACTAATCTTAGAAAAGGTCAAACGGCATTTAGTAATAACATACAAATTCTAAACTACAGTAAAGATGGCGTTTTAAAGGTTAGTCCGTTCTGTCATTGGACCAATGAGCAAATGGATAGATACCTGTTACAGGAAAATTCACCTAACAAATTTAAATATATTGATTCCACAAGAGTGCTCGGAAATAGAGAGTGGAGTTTACAAGCTTAAAAATTGAACAATGATTAATACCATTTCTATAAAATCATGTTATATGTGTATGGGCAATAAACCTTACACCTAAAAGCTATTTCTATAAGTTTATTTATAAGAGTCCTTTTAAGTGTTTCACTTTAAAGGACTTTTTTCATTTTAAAAATTACTATCCATGCAAAGTTTTAGAACAGAACTGGAAAATCCACTCGTACAAAAGGATATTCTGGATTTAGAAAAAAAGATCAGGTTATTTCGAGAAGGAAAAGCCGATGAAGAAAAATTTAGAAGTCTAAGGCTGGCGCGTGGTGTATATGGCCAACGTCAGGCGGGAGTTCAAATGGTGAGAATAAAACTGCCATTTGGGAAAGTGACTTCAGAACAACTTCACAGAATAGCTGATGTTTCCGATGAATATTCCACAGGAAGGTTACACATTACCACAAGGCAGGATATCCAGATACATTATGTTAGTTTGGATAGAACTCCGGAACTTTGGTCTCAACTTGAAAAAGATGACATCACATTGCGTGAAGCCTGTGGAAATACGGTAAGAAATATCACCGCGTCCCCCACGGCAGGAATAGATATAAATGAGCCTTTTGATGTTTCCCCCTATGCTCATGCTATGTTCCAGTTCTTTTTAAGAAACCCTATTTGTCAGGAAATGGGTAGAAAGTTCAAGATCTCTTTTTCATCTTCAGAAGAAGATACGGCCTTAAGTTTTATCCATGATCTTGGTTTTATAGCTAAAACAGAGAATGGGAAACGCGGTTTTAAGGTGATGCTTGGTGGCGGATTGGGATCTCAGCCTAGACATGCCGATGTGCTATACGAATTTATTGAAACCGAAAATATCATAGAACTTACTGAATCTGTACTACGGGTTTTTGATAGATATGGAGAGCGAGCAAAACGTCTAAAAGCCAGAATGAAATTCTTGATCAAGGATATTGGTAAAGAGGCTTTTATGGAATTGGTAGCAGCACAAAAAACTGCGTTATCAGGAGAAAAGGTGGAATTTGAACTTGCAGCCTTTGAAACCGGGCCAGAGTTACAAGATGTGGAAATCCCTTCTGTGGTCATAAAAGATCAAAAGGCATATGATACTTGGAAATCCATAAATCTACAAGCTCAAAAACAAGAAGGATTGTACGCCATTGGAATTCGGGTTCCATTAGGCGATTTTTATACCGGTGCCGCAAGGAAACTGGCAGATCTTATTAAAAAATATGCAGGGAATGAACTAAGGTTCACGCTACGGCAGGATATTCTACTTAGGCATGTACGAAAAGATTTGTTGCCTTTCTTTTATGCTGAATTAAAGGAATTGGGTTTTGCCGAACCAGGTTATAATAAAACGATAGATATCACTGCCTGCCCAGGCACAGATACCTGTAATCTTGGAATAGCTAGTAGTACGGGAATTGCAGATGTATTGGAAGATGTAATTAAAGAGGAGTATCCGCAATATATCAACGGGAAGGATATCACCATCAAAATTAGCGGTTGTATGAATGCGTGTGGGCAGCATAATATGGCTGAAATAGGTTTTCAAGGCATGTCTATAAAAGTAGATAATAGCGTTGCTCCCGCATTGCAGGTTCTTTTAGGGGGGGGAGTTCTTGGAAATGGAAAGGGACGCTTTTCAGATAAAATAATAAAAATTCCAAGTAAACGTGGTCCCCAAGCTTTGCGTGTCCTCTTAAATGACTTTGAGAAAGCATCTTTAGCTAATGAAAAATTCATCGATTATTATGACAGGCAAGGGAAAAAATATTTCTATGACCTTTTGAAGGAGTTGTCGGAAATTTCCAATATCACAGAAAACGAGTTTGTAGACTGGGGACACGAGAAACCTTATATACAAGCTGTTGGGGTAGGAGAATGTGCCGGCGTAATTATAGATCTTATAGCCACGTTGCTTTTTGAAAGTGAAGAGAAAATTGATAATTCAAAAAGTGCAATAAAAAGAAAGGCCTGGGCAGATAGCATCTATCATTCCTATACTTCCATAGTGAATTCGGCTAAAGCTTTATTGTTATCAGATGATGTTTCAACCAACACACAGGCCGGGATCATTGCCCAGTTCGATGAGCTATTTGTACAAACCCAAAAGATCTCTCTTTCTACTTCTTTCAAGGAATTTGCATTTCAGCTAAATGAAAACGCACCCACAGAAGAATTTGCAAAACAATATTTAAAAGACGCGCAGCTGTTCCTTAAGAAGGCAGATGCCTATAGAACAAAGGAGGTACAACATGTATAACATACCAAAATTAAGTGTAGTTGGTGCAGGGCCGGGAGATCCTGAGTTGATCACAATTAAAGCAGTGAAAATCCTACAATCTGCTCAGGTTGTATTGTATGACGCACTTATAAACCGAGAACTGTTGGAATATGCACCACAAGCCAAGCATATTTTTGTTGGAAAACGCAAAGATAAACATAGGTACAGTCAGGATGAGATCAATGAATTGATCGTGAAATATGCTTTAGAATATGGTCACGTGGTAAGATTAAAAGGGGGAGATCCATTCATTTTTGGAAGAGGGTCTGAAGAAATCGATTATGCCAGAAGTAAAGGTCTGGAAACGGCTGTAGTTTCGGGGATTACTTCTTCTATAGCCGTTCCGGCAAATGTGGGAATTCCTTTGACCAAGCGTGGTGTTTCCGAAAGTTTCTGGGTGATCACGGGAACCACATCCAAGCGAAAACTCTCTACCGACGTAAAACTTGCTGCACAATCTACAGCCACTGTTGTGATCTTAATGGGAATGGCAAAGCTATCAGAAATTGTGGAGATATTTTGTGGTCTAGGAAAACAAGATGTACCGGTTGGGGTTATTCAAAACGGCACCACTTTAAACGAAAAATTCGGTTTTGGGAGTATAAAGGATATTGAAAAAGTAGTGGAAAATAAACAATTAACCGCTCCGGCTATTATTGTAATTGGTGAGGTGGTAAAGGAAAGTCATTATCTGCAAGCCGTAGCTCAAAATTTTCAAGCCTTTCCAAAGACTTCCAAGGTAAGAATTGCTCAAATAGATGCTGCTTAATTATGGAAGAAAGAAATGAATTATATCCAATTTTCCTAAAAGTAAATAAACTCAATGTACTTATTGTAGGAGGTGGCAATGTGGGGCTTGAAAAATTGCATTTTCTGTTGAAATCAAGTCCAAGTGCAAATGTGGAAATGGTAGCGAAATACTTTAAACCGGAGACAATAGCCTTGGCAGAAAAACATCAAGTAAAAATGACCAAGCGAAAGTACAAACGCAAATATCTAAAAGGAAGACATCTGGTAATTGCTGCTACCGATAATCCTAAGCTGAACAAAAAAATATATTTACAGGCTAGAAAAAGGTGTCTCCTGGCGAATATTGCAGACACCCCAGAGTTATGTGATTTTTATATGGGAGGAATTGTGAATAAAGGGCACGTGAAAATCGCTATTTCTACCAATGGAAAGTCTCCTACAACTGCGAAAAGATTGCGTCAGTTATTTGAAGAGATCATACCAGAGGATATCAATTTGATGGTGGAGAATTTAAATGAATTCAGACAAACTATCAAAGGAGATTTTGAAAGTAAGGTAGCTCAAATGAATAAAATAACAGAAACATTAATTGAAAAAAAAGTTAAGAATGATTAAAACAGATATTTTAATAATAGGTGCAGGGCCAACCGGTCTCTTTACTGTTTTTGAAGCAGGATTGCTAAAGTTGAAGACACATTTAATAGACGCACTGCCACAGCCTGGTGGGCAATGTTCCGAGATTTATCCTAAAAAACCGATCTATGATATTCCGGCATTTCCGGAAATCCTGGCTGGAGATTTGGTAAATAATTTGATTGAACAGATCAAACCCTTTGAACCTGGTTTTACGTTGGGAGAACGGGCGGAAACAATTGATAAATTAGAGGACGGGACGTTTATTGTAACTACCAATAAAGGCACTAGGCATCATGCGCCGGTGGTGGTAATAGCGGGTGGTTTGGGCTCCTTTGAACCAAGAAAGCCACCAATTGTCAATATTTTGGATTATGAGGATAAAGGAGTGAACTATTTTATCAAGGATCCGGAAGTTTATAGAGATAAAAAAGTAATCATTGCCGGAGGAGGCGACTCTGCTTTAGACTGGGTTATATTTCTTGCAGATGTGGCATCTGAGGTTTCCCTGGTGCACCGCCGAAATGATTTTAGAGGAGCTTTGGATTCTGTTGAAAAAGTTTCGGAATTGGCAAATCTTGGAAGGATCAATCTAATAACCAATGCTGAAATTGTGGGACTTACTGGGAAAGATCACCTTGAAAAAGTAGTGATTCGGCACAGAGATGAGGCTAGAGGCGAGGAGTTTAAAGATGTGGACGCTTTTATTCCATTATTTGGACTTTCACCTAAATTGGGCCCCATGGCAAATTGGGGCTTAGAGATCGAGAAGAATGCGATTAAGGTTGATAACTCATACGATTATCAAACCAACATTCCAGGGATTTACGCCATTGGAGATGTTAATACCTATAAAGGAAAATTAAAGTTGATTCTTTCTGGGTTTCATGAAGCAGCAATTATGTGCCAAAGCGCCTATCAAAGGATCAATCCCGGCAAGAAGTATATGTTAAAATATACTACAGTGGGTGGCGTGGAAGGATTTGATGGCACTAAAAAGGAAGCGAAGAAAGAAGTGGTGCAAAGTATAGGAGTGTAAAGTCCTTTTAAAATTAATTGTCTGTAAAGTATCCTAAACTGATAAAGGACGTCATTCTGAACTTGTTTCAGAATCTAATTGCACTGTAAATCAACGTGATAAATTAAGACCCTAAAATAAATTCAGGGTGACGAAACTACTATTCTGACAAAAAACGGATATACGTAAAAATTATGGCTGCATTATATTTCATTTTGAAGAAATGCAACAAATCTTAATTTAAGATTCTTTAATTGCCCAATCCTAAAAGGAATCCTATTTTTGCATAACCTATTAATCCTATAGGATAATATAATTATTAAAACAAAGTATCCTTTATTTGTTGGCATGGACGCATTTGGATTGCCATCAAATTTGAAAAAGAATAATTATGAAAAAATATTCAGAAGAAGAAATACTTGCCCTTAATACAAGGTTCAAAGGTGAAACACCTTCAGAGATAATAAGCTGGGCAATTCAAGATGCAGACAGACCGGTGGTAACCACCAACTTCAGACCTTACGAAGCGGCTATTCTACAGGCTAGTGTAGCTGTAGTTCCAGGGATCAGGATCGTTTGGTGCGATACCGGATATAACACTCCGCAAACTTATAGACATGCAGAAGACTTAATATCTCAGCTTGATTTAAACGTTAAATTATATACTCCGTTGCAAACTGCCGCACATCGCGAGGTCCTCTTTGGAGGAATTCCACAGGTGGAAGATGAGAGACACCAGGAATTTACAAGACAAGTAAAATTAGAACCCTTTATGAGGGCAATGGGTGAGTTAAAACCGGATGTTTGGTTTACCAATCTAAGAAAGGGGCAGACGGCTTTTAGGGACAGTATCGATATTTTGAGTTATAGCAAAAATGGCATTTTAAAGGTAAGCCCATTTTATCATTGGAGCGATGAGGAATTGGATACCTATCTAATAGAACATCAATTACCTAACGAGTTTAAATATTTCGACCCTACAAAAGTACTTTCCAATAGAGAGTGTGGGTTACATTCATAAATAGCAGAAAAATGAACAACATTTTAAATCAAAATCCATTGGAAAGCGAAGCGATCTATATTTTTAGGGAAGTAGTAACCCAGTTTGAAAA
It encodes:
- a CDS encoding aspartate kinase, whose translation is MKKINIVLFGVGNVGSSLINQILKARSKILNSSQLEINLVVLVNSKIAFYNHDTLKNSWLADFKAHGYPYKLSHIINHVKKEKLTNLIAVDATASEKFVKNYKELIRNGFHIVAANKTANTLSDIFYKELRGELKKYDKQFLYETNVGAGLPVIKTLQDLHLAGEEVTRIRGIFSGSLSYIFNTFSSNNRTFSEVLDEARKKGLTEPDPRIDLSGKDVGRKLLILAREINIIKELSEVKIENLVPNHLNGKSPISHFIENQHDLNLNFEERKSKLESDEVLRHIGELDVASGELAVKLVTEKRSSPFGSLQEADASFEIYTKSYGNRPIVIQGAGAGATVTSRGVLSDIIKISEKLECI
- a CDS encoding HEPN domain-containing protein, which codes for MQSFRTELENPLVQKDILDLEKKIRLFREGKADEEKFRSLRLARGVYGQRQAGVQMVRIKLPFGKVTSEQLHRIADVSDEYSTGRLHITTRQDIQIHYVSLDRTPELWSQLEKDDITLREACGNTVRNITASPTAGIDINEPFDVSPYAHAMFQFFLRNPICQEMGRKFKISFSSSEEDTALSFIHDLGFIAKTENGKRGFKVMLGGGLGSQPRHADVLYEFIETENIIELTESVLRVFDRYGERAKRLKARMKFLIKDIGKEAFMELVAAQKTALSGEKVEFELAAFETGPELQDVEIPSVVIKDQKAYDTWKSINLQAQKQEGLYAIGIRVPLGDFYTGAARKLADLIKKYAGNELRFTLRQDILLRHVRKDLLPFFYAELKELGFAEPGYNKTIDITACPGTDTCNLGIASSTGIADVLEDVIKEEYPQYINGKDITIKISGCMNACGQHNMAEIGFQGMSIKVDNSVAPALQVLLGGGVLGNGKGRFSDKIIKIPSKRGPQALRVLLNDFEKASLANEKFIDYYDRQGKKYFYDLLKELSEISNITENEFVDWGHEKPYIQAVGVGECAGVIIDLIATLLFESEEKIDNSKSAIKRKAWADSIYHSYTSIVNSAKALLLSDDVSTNTQAGIIAQFDELFVQTQKISLSTSFKEFAFQLNENAPTEEFAKQYLKDAQLFLKKADAYRTKEVQHV
- a CDS encoding trans-sulfuration enzyme family protein, with amino-acid sequence MKDTNIETTVVRTQVERTQYLEHSVPLYLTSSYVFEDSEDMRASFAEEKERNIYSRYSNPNTSEFIDKMVLMEKAEAGFAFASGMAAVFSSLAALLNSGDHIVACKSLFGSTHGLFNHYFPKWNISHSYFKIDELDSIENLIKPETKILFAESPTNPGVDILDLEKLGEIARKHDLILIIDNCFATPYLQNPIVYGADLVIHSATKLIDGQGRVLGGVTVGSADLIKEIYLFSRNTGPSMSPFNAWILSKSLETLPVRLEQHCKNALKVAKFLEKQSAITSVKYPFLKSHPQYKLAKKQMKLGGNVIAFEIKKGLEAGRKFIDSVKLCSISANLGDTRTILTHPASTTHSKLSKTDRLESGITDGLIRISVGLEHVDDIIKDLEQALAAGENF
- a CDS encoding RrF2 family transcriptional regulator produces the protein MLSKKTKYGIKALSYLAKRTGKSPVQAAEIARSENISPKFLESILLNLRKSGFLGSKKGKGGGYYLIKDPTEIQMKTVIRVLEGPIAMLPCVSLNYYEKCDDCPDELTCSVHILMIEVRDSTLKVLSEKTLADLC
- a CDS encoding alpha/beta fold hydrolase, which gives rise to MLQKIKISNFKNSAGTIQELQLTYQIFGRELGTAPIVLVNHALTGNSAVTGKNGWWKEIIGIDKSIDLKDYTVLAFNIPGNGFDGEESHLLLNYKDFNLRDIAKLYSEALKQLGVSKIFAGIGGSVGGALLWEQAVLDPDLFEHLIPIATDYKATPWVKAQCKVQEQILNNSVSPVADARMHAMTIYRSPESFVFKFASSQNHKSGNIEGWLEHHGKKLENRFQLASYKLMNHLLSTSDISLGRGDHLNSASKITGDIHIITINSDGLFTPSENWDTYVNLSLIKENISIHEIRSIHGHDAFLIENSQVASFINPIFNAGNKQNEKNKHSSIRSR
- a CDS encoding phosphoadenosine phosphosulfate reductase family protein, whose translation is MKNYSQSELKILNQQFKGISPSEIIQWAVERSERPVVTTNFKPYEAAILNACVKIDPKMTVVWCDSGYNSPQTYLHARSVIEELNLNVKIYSPLQTAAYRDALFGGIPQIGSPLHDEFTRQIQLEPFQRAMTEQ
- a CDS encoding bifunctional precorrin-2 dehydrogenase/sirohydrochlorin ferrochelatase; translated protein: MEERNELYPIFLKVNKLNVLIVGGGNVGLEKLHFLLKSSPSANVEMVAKYFKPETIALAEKHQVKMTKRKYKRKYLKGRHLVIAATDNPKLNKKIYLQARKRCLLANIADTPELCDFYMGGIVNKGHVKIAISTNGKSPTTAKRLRQLFEEIIPEDINLMVENLNEFRQTIKGDFESKVAQMNKITETLIEKKVKND
- the cobA gene encoding uroporphyrinogen-III C-methyltransferase, with the protein product MPIEQRRYNMYNIPKLSVVGAGPGDPELITIKAVKILQSAQVVLYDALINRELLEYAPQAKHIFVGKRKDKHRYSQDEINELIVKYALEYGHVVRLKGGDPFIFGRGSEEIDYARSKGLETAVVSGITSSIAVPANVGIPLTKRGVSESFWVITGTTSKRKLSTDVKLAAQSTATVVILMGMAKLSEIVEIFCGLGKQDVPVGVIQNGTTLNEKFGFGSIKDIEKVVENKQLTAPAIIVIGEVVKESHYLQAVAQNFQAFPKTSKVRIAQIDAA
- a CDS encoding aspartate kinase, coding for MKKIHIVLFGVGNVGSALIDQILEGRDLLKKNSKVELNIPIVANSTKAFFEEKCVRPSWGTDLKYFGVQYNIDKILGYIKKEGFKKVIVVDATASDEFVENYSTFIKNGFDIVASNKSANMGSTYFYNNLRRDLNKYNKQFLYETNVGAGLPIIETLQGLHASGEKVTKVRGVFSGSMSYIFNEFSKQNKMFASLLEEAGILGLTERDPRIDLSGIDVAGKLLILARELQLKKELTDVKIENLVPKHLSRFSSLTYFKNNLSDLNIEFDELKEGLKPGEVLRHIGELNVQSGSLEVKLVRENENSAIGRLKNTDASFEIFTESNGDHPIIIQGAGAGSAVAARGVLADITKLAVKY
- a CDS encoding DUF2061 domain-containing protein, producing MLMLLDQVKKSKYKQDKGAEKPLRSMFKAISWRVVGTLDTIGISWILTGEIKTALAIGSVELVTKMLLYFGHERIWDRINYGRQ